A section of the Deinococcus taeanensis genome encodes:
- a CDS encoding glycosyltransferase, translated as MTPQLNYDVLVILDYYLPSRKAGGPVTTIVNLTELLGDEMRFLILTRRRDIDGKVYDHMPAGRIMRVGKADVIYLDDSKLTLRDLTQYAQLSGATTLYLNSFFSPLSFSFLLLRRLGQIKMDVILAPRGEFSRAAYVLKGAKKELYRQLVDRMGLLRGLRWQVSSAYEAQELKQILGERNDVMVAPDPFSVSQSHKTWTHDRDLIYLSRICRNKNLHYALQCLAKVRFPVSLDIYGPIEDTSYWEECQAHIKTLPSHVQVQYCGVLAHEQVRTTFSHYGAFLFPTGGENYGHVIPEALSAGTPVILSDRTPWRDFEEAGVGYVLPLEAPESFVAAVEVLVGHSPQEREAIGARCQAYAQAIEQQPQVRQQNIALFTQPFKRGQL; from the coding sequence ATGACGCCCCAACTGAACTATGACGTTCTGGTCATCTTGGACTATTACCTCCCTAGTCGTAAGGCGGGTGGACCAGTTACAACTATCGTCAACCTGACCGAACTACTAGGTGACGAAATGCGCTTCCTGATCTTGACGCGGCGCAGGGATATTGACGGCAAGGTTTACGATCACATGCCGGCCGGTCGGATCATGCGCGTCGGCAAAGCGGATGTGATCTACCTTGACGACTCGAAGCTCACGTTGCGCGATCTCACACAGTACGCGCAGCTGTCGGGAGCGACTACCCTTTATCTTAACTCTTTCTTCTCCCCACTTAGTTTCAGTTTCCTTTTACTGCGCCGCCTGGGACAGATAAAGATGGACGTGATTCTTGCACCGCGTGGTGAATTCTCTCGAGCTGCCTATGTTTTGAAGGGTGCGAAGAAAGAACTCTACCGGCAACTCGTCGACCGCATGGGTCTGCTGCGTGGCCTGCGCTGGCAGGTGTCCAGCGCTTACGAGGCTCAGGAACTGAAGCAGATTCTCGGCGAACGCAACGATGTCATGGTGGCCCCTGACCCTTTCTCAGTGAGTCAAAGCCACAAGACCTGGACACATGACAGGGACCTGATCTACCTCTCACGCATTTGCCGCAACAAGAATCTGCATTATGCGCTGCAGTGCCTGGCAAAGGTTCGCTTTCCAGTCAGCCTCGACATCTACGGACCTATCGAGGACACCAGCTACTGGGAAGAGTGTCAGGCTCACATCAAGACCCTGCCGTCTCATGTTCAAGTACAGTATTGTGGCGTACTGGCGCATGAGCAGGTGCGTACCACATTTAGTCATTACGGTGCTTTTCTGTTCCCGACCGGTGGAGAAAATTATGGTCACGTGATTCCAGAGGCACTGTCCGCTGGAACGCCTGTCATTCTCAGCGACCGCACCCCCTGGCGTGACTTCGAAGAAGCTGGGGTCGGATACGTGCTGCCGCTGGAGGCGCCAGAAAGCTTTGTCGCTGCCGTGGAAGTGCTGGTGGGCCATTCTCCGCAGGAGCGGGAGGCTATAGGAGCGCGCTGTCAAGCTTACGCACAAGCTATAGAGCAGCAGCCGCAAGTGCGGCAGCAGAACATTGCCCTCTTTACTCAACCCTTTAAGCGAGGTCAATTATGA
- a CDS encoding polysaccharide biosynthesis protein — translation MNTQDFAGKTVLITGGTGSFGHELLDVIRETDVKEIRVFSRDELKQEMMRLKLKDQRVRFYIGDIRDRDSVDQAMRGVNLAFHAAALKQVPSCEFFPMQALMTNVIGSHNVVESAINHQIESLVCLSTDKAVLPVNAMGMTKGLMEKVAQAAARGLSEGDTKISSVRYGNVMYSRGSVIPLFINQIKQGQALTVTDPDMTRFLLSLRSAIDLVLFAFENARQGDIFVRKAPASTVQDLAQALKNLFHSDVPIEVIGTRHAEKLFETLTTAGELVRAEDMGDYLRVFMDDRDLNYAKYFTEGQQEEKTREDYTSHNTRRLTVPEIEQLLLLLPDVQRELKLAGQR, via the coding sequence ATGAACACTCAAGATTTTGCAGGCAAAACCGTCTTGATTACCGGTGGTACTGGTTCTTTCGGACATGAGCTTCTCGATGTAATTCGCGAGACCGATGTGAAGGAAATCCGAGTTTTCAGCCGTGATGAACTGAAGCAGGAGATGATGCGCCTGAAACTTAAGGACCAGCGTGTACGGTTCTATATCGGCGATATTCGCGACCGGGACAGTGTAGATCAGGCTATGCGGGGCGTAAACTTGGCCTTCCATGCGGCTGCGCTTAAACAGGTGCCCTCCTGCGAATTCTTTCCCATGCAGGCACTGATGACCAATGTCATTGGTTCCCATAACGTCGTGGAATCCGCTATCAACCACCAGATTGAATCGCTGGTGTGTCTGAGCACTGACAAGGCAGTTCTTCCAGTGAATGCCATGGGGATGACCAAGGGCCTGATGGAGAAGGTAGCGCAGGCTGCCGCACGCGGACTGAGTGAAGGTGATACCAAAATCAGTTCCGTCCGCTACGGCAACGTCATGTACTCGCGGGGCTCCGTAATTCCGCTTTTCATTAACCAAATCAAGCAGGGCCAGGCGCTGACTGTGACCGACCCTGATATGACGCGCTTTCTTCTCTCGCTGCGCAGCGCAATTGACTTGGTGCTCTTTGCTTTTGAAAACGCCCGTCAGGGCGATATCTTCGTGCGTAAGGCGCCGGCCAGTACCGTGCAGGATCTCGCTCAGGCGCTGAAGAACCTCTTCCATTCCGACGTGCCCATTGAAGTGATCGGCACCCGGCACGCGGAGAAACTTTTCGAGACCCTTACCACCGCTGGTGAGCTGGTGCGCGCTGAGGACATGGGCGATTACCTGCGGGTCTTTATGGACGACCGCGACCTCAACTACGCCAAGTACTTCACGGAAGGACAGCAGGAAGAGAAGACTCGTGAAGATTACACCTCGCATAATACGCGACGCTTAACTGTGCCCGAAATCGAGCAGCTGCTGCTCCTGCTGCCCGATGTCCAGCGTGAACTTAAGTTGGCAGGCCAGCGATGA
- the wecB gene encoding non-hydrolyzing UDP-N-acetylglucosamine 2-epimerase, translated as MKRMKVMTVVGTRPEIIRLSRVIAKLDEHTEHVLVHTGQNFDYELNDIFFKELGMRRPDAFLNAAGSSAAETIGQVLIKVDLQLQEHQPEALLLLGDTNSCLAAIPAKRRRIPIFHMEAGNRCYDQRVPEETNRKIVDHTSDVNLPYSDIARENLLRENFDPARVIKTGSPMFEVLAHYRKQIERSAILAELGLERGGYFVVSAHREENVDAPERLAALAVTLNALAQQYGQRIIFSTHPRTQKRIAAAGLSFHPLVEFMKPLGFFAYVHLQMQARAVLSDSGTISEESSILNFPALTLRDTHERPEGMEETAVIMTGLSPDRVLQAIAVLDQQPRGEQRQLRLAADYSMPNVSDKVLRLILSYTDYVNRYVWHQG; from the coding sequence ATGAAACGCATGAAAGTCATGACCGTGGTGGGCACCCGCCCCGAGATCATTCGACTGTCACGGGTGATCGCCAAGCTGGATGAACACACTGAGCATGTCTTGGTTCACACGGGACAGAACTTCGATTATGAACTCAACGACATCTTCTTCAAGGAGCTCGGCATGCGGCGGCCCGATGCGTTTTTGAACGCTGCTGGGAGCAGCGCCGCTGAGACCATCGGGCAGGTCCTGATCAAGGTTGACCTCCAGCTGCAAGAGCACCAGCCCGAGGCGTTGCTGCTGCTGGGCGACACCAACAGTTGCCTGGCAGCCATCCCGGCTAAGCGCCGCAGAATCCCGATCTTCCACATGGAGGCTGGTAACCGCTGCTACGATCAGCGCGTTCCGGAAGAAACAAACCGCAAAATCGTAGACCACACGAGCGATGTCAATCTACCCTACAGTGATATCGCCCGCGAGAATCTCCTGAGAGAAAATTTTGACCCGGCGCGCGTCATCAAGACCGGAAGCCCTATGTTCGAGGTGCTGGCCCATTACCGTAAGCAGATCGAGCGGTCCGCCATCCTGGCCGAGCTGGGCCTAGAGCGCGGTGGATACTTCGTGGTAAGCGCTCATCGGGAAGAGAACGTGGACGCTCCGGAGAGGCTGGCTGCGCTTGCCGTCACCCTGAACGCTCTGGCGCAGCAGTACGGGCAGCGCATCATCTTCTCCACACATCCCCGGACACAGAAACGCATCGCCGCCGCGGGGTTGAGCTTCCACCCCCTGGTGGAGTTCATGAAGCCGCTAGGATTCTTTGCGTACGTACACCTGCAGATGCAGGCGAGGGCAGTGCTATCCGACAGTGGCACTATCAGTGAAGAGTCGTCCATTCTTAATTTCCCGGCCCTGACGCTACGTGACACCCATGAGCGTCCCGAAGGCATGGAGGAAACTGCAGTCATTATGACAGGCCTGAGTCCTGACCGTGTCCTACAGGCGATCGCAGTGCTCGATCAGCAGCCCCGCGGTGAACAGCGTCAGCTTCGTCTCGCTGCTGACTACAGCATGCCCAACGTTTCCGACAAGGTGCTGCGCCTGATCCTGAGCTACACTGATTACGTCAATCGATACGTGTGGCATCAGGGTTAA